From the genome of Pseudonocardia sp. EC080619-01:
AACGGGCGGGACGCCCGCCACGTCACCGACGCGATCCTGTACTCCTCGGTCTCCGGGGTGTGCGTGCCCTCCAGCTCCTGCGCCCAGCCGGGGGTGCGGGCCGCGCCCACCGGGTCGTACCGGTGGGTGTCGAGCAGCTCCGCGACCGGCACGTCCCCGCGGACCGCCCGCCGGATCCGGGCGCCGGGGTTCATCCGGCGCAGCAGCGCCTCGATCCGGCCGAGCCGGTGCGGCGGGACGAGGTCGGTCTTGTTGAGTACCAGCAGGTCGGCGAACTCGACCTGGTCGGCGACCAGGTCCGCCAGGGTGCGCTCGTCGCCGTCGGCGGCCTGCAGCCCGCGGTCGGCCAGCGCGTCCCCGGTGGTCAGGAGCGTCTCGAACGCGGACGCGTCGACCACCGTGATCATGGTGTCGAGCCGGGCCCGGTCGGAGAGGGCGGTGCCGTCGTCGAAGGTCCACTCGAAGGTCGCCGCCACCGGCATCGGCTCGGAGATCCCGGTCGACTCGACGACGACGTGGTCGTAGCGGCCCTCGGCGGCGAGCTCGCCGACGGTGGTCAGCAGGTCCTCGCGCAGCGTGCAGCAGATGCAGCCGTTGGTCAGCTCGACGAGCCGTTCCTCGGTGCGGTGCAGCGTGCCCTGCCCGGCGACCAGCGCGGCGTCGATGTTGACCTCGCTCATGTCGTTCACGACGACGGCGATCCGGCGGCCCTCCCGGTTCGCCAGCAGGTGGTCGAGCAGGGTCGTCTTCCCGGCCCCCAGGAAGCCGGACAGGATCGTGACGGGCACGCGCGGATCGGCCATACCGATAACAGTAACAGTTGTCGATAAAGGTCTGGGGTCAGCTGCCGGTGCGGCGCTCGACCTGCGCGCGGACGCCGGGGAGCAGGTCGTCACCGGCCGCGAGCAGGCCGGGGAGCAGCTCGGGTTCGGTGAGCAGCGCCCGGAACGCGGTGCCGATCGTGACGCCGTGCCCCGGCCGGTGCTCGACGGTCACCGGGTCCCCGGCGTGGACGTCGCCGGGCTCGACGACGCTCAGGTAGGCGCCGGGGCGGGCGGCCCGGGTGAAGGTCCGCACCCAGCCTCCGCGCTCCAGCCACGCCGCGAACGTCCGGCACGGGATCCGCGGCACCGTGACCTGCAACAGCACCGCACCGACCCGCCACCGCTCGCCGAGCTCGGCGCCCGTCACCTCGACCCCGCGGGTGGTGAGGTTCTCGCCGAACGTCCCGGCCCGCAGCGGGCCCAGCTCGGGCTCCCAGCCGTCGAGGTCCTCGCGGGCGTAGGCGTAGACGGCCTGGTCCGGGCCGCCGTGGTGGTCGGTGTCGCAGATCGGGTCGCCGTCGAGACCGCTCTCCCCGGGCCCGGGTACCTGCACGGGGACCGGCCCGGTGGCCGGGCGCTTGTCGATGCCGGACGCACCGGTCTTGGCGAGCACCGCGCGCACGATGCCGACGTTCACCGACTCCACGATTCCCACGGGGCCGACGGTAGGCCCTTCGCGGGTCAGGCGGGCTGTGCGGCGCCGTACGCCGAGCGCAGGGTCGTCTTCAGCACCTTGCCGGACGGGTTGCGGGGCAGCTCCGCCACGACCTCGACGCGGGTCGGGCGCTTGTAGCGGGCCAGCCGGTCGGCGCAGTACTCCGTGATCTCGTCGAGCGTCGGGGGATCGCCGGGGTCGGCCGGGACGACGACCGCCAGCGGCGTCTCGCCCCACCGTTCGTCGGGCACCCCGATCAGCGCCACGTCGGCGACCTTCGGGTGCCCGGCCAGCACGTTCTCGACCTCCGCGCAGTAGACGTTCTCGCCGCCGCTGATCACCATGTCCTTCTTGCGGTCGACGACGTAGAGGAAGCCGTCCGGGTCCTCGCGCACCAGGTCGCCGGAGTGGAACCAGCCGCCGCGGAACGCCTCGGCCGTCTCCTCGGGCCGGTTCCAGTACCCGCGCATCACGGTGGGGCCGCGGTAGACGATCTCGCCGACGTCGCCGGGCCGGACGTCGGCCATGTCCTCGTCGACCACCCGGACCTCGACGTTGACCATCGGGGTCCCGATCGAGCCGATCTTGCGGATCGCGTCCTCACCGCGCAACGTGCAGGTCACCGGGCTGCACTCGGTCTGGCCGAAGGCGGTCACCACGCTCGCCTGCGGGAACGTGTCGATCATCGTGCGGATCAGCGTCGTCGACGCCGGTGCCGCGCCCCAGGAGATCCGGCGCAGCGCCGACAGGTCGCGCGACGCGAGGTCCGGCACCGCGCAGATCGCCTGCCACTGCGCGGGCACGAAGAAGCACGACGACACCCGTTCGCGCTCCAACAGCGCCACCGTCTCCACCGGGTCGAACCCGCCGGACGGCGGCACGATCGTCCGCCCGCCGGAGATCAGCGACGGCACCATCCCGGCGAGCCCGGCGATGTGGAACAGCGGCGCCCCGGACAGCCAGACCCGGTCCTCGCCGGTGATCCCGAGGTGTGTGATCTGGGAGAACGCGTGCAGCAGCAGGTTGCGGTGGGTGAGCACCGCGCCCTTCGGCCGTCCGGTGGTCCCCGAGGTGTACATGATGTAGGCGGCCTCGTCGTCGGAGGCGTCGTCGTCCCACCCGTCGTCCACCGGCGGGAGGCCCTCGGTGTCCGCGCCGATCACGAGCACCGCCCGCACCGCGGGGGCGTCGGCGCGCGCGTCCGCCACCGTCGCGGCGAACGCCTCGTCGCACACCACGGCCGTCGCGCCGCAGTCGGCGAGCTGGTAGCCGATCTCGCCTGCGGTGAGCCGGAAGTTCAGCGGGACGCAGATCGCGCCGCGACGCAGCACCGCGAGGTACGCCTCGACCAGCTCGACCGAGTTCAGCCCGAGGACGGCGACCCGGTCACCGCGGGCGACCCCGCGGTCGGCGAGCCCGCCCGCGAGCCGGGACACCCGGTCGTCGACCTCGGCGTAGCTGCGTGCGGTCCGTGGATCGGCCAGTGCCGGCTCGTCCGGCCGGGTGCGGGCGTGCCGCGCCAGCAGGTCCGCCATCGTCATCCCGCGCCCGGTCACCGTCACCGCTGCCTCCCACCGTCGGGCCCCGCCGGGCCACTGTGGTCCAGGACACCCGAGTGAGGCAAGATCGCCGCCCACGGGGCAGGGTGCACAGGTGTCCACCACCCCCGGCGACGACGGCGTCCCCGACGGTCCGCGCAGGCTCCGGCTGCTGCAACTGGCCTCGCTGATCAGCACCTGCGACCGGTTCGCGATCGCGCCGTTGCTGGTGCCGATCGCGGTCTCCTTCGGTGCCCCGCTCTCCGCCGCGGCGGGTGCGGCCGGCGGCTACTTCCTGGCCTACGGGCTCATGCAGGTCGTGTGGGGTGTCCTGTCGGACCGGGTCGGCCGGG
Proteins encoded in this window:
- a CDS encoding GTP-binding protein; the protein is MADPRVPVTILSGFLGAGKTTLLDHLLANREGRRIAVVVNDMSEVNIDAALVAGQGTLHRTEERLVELTNGCICCTLREDLLTTVGELAAEGRYDHVVVESTGISEPMPVAATFEWTFDDGTALSDRARLDTMITVVDASAFETLLTTGDALADRGLQAADGDERTLADLVADQVEFADLLVLNKTDLVPPHRLGRIEALLRRMNPGARIRRAVRGDVPVAELLDTHRYDPVGAARTPGWAQELEGTHTPETEEYRIASVTWRASRPFHPARLLDALAEWPGLLRSKGFCWIASRPDLAGLWSQAGPNVALDPAAHWTETGGPRGQEIVFIGLGVTAAGVAARLDPALLTDGELLAGPDSWRTLPDPLPGWDLTDPHPVHGATAPE
- a CDS encoding MOSC domain-containing protein; this translates as MGIVESVNVGIVRAVLAKTGASGIDKRPATGPVPVQVPGPGESGLDGDPICDTDHHGGPDQAVYAYAREDLDGWEPELGPLRAGTFGENLTTRGVEVTGAELGERWRVGAVLLQVTVPRIPCRTFAAWLERGGWVRTFTRAARPGAYLSVVEPGDVHAGDPVTVEHRPGHGVTIGTAFRALLTEPELLPGLLAAGDDLLPGVRAQVERRTGS
- a CDS encoding long-chain-fatty-acid--CoA ligase — its product is MTMADLLARHARTRPDEPALADPRTARSYAEVDDRVSRLAGGLADRGVARGDRVAVLGLNSVELVEAYLAVLRRGAICVPLNFRLTAGEIGYQLADCGATAVVCDEAFAATVADARADAPAVRAVLVIGADTEGLPPVDDGWDDDASDDEAAYIMYTSGTTGRPKGAVLTHRNLLLHAFSQITHLGITGEDRVWLSGAPLFHIAGLAGMVPSLISGGRTIVPPSGGFDPVETVALLERERVSSCFFVPAQWQAICAVPDLASRDLSALRRISWGAAPASTTLIRTMIDTFPQASVVTAFGQTECSPVTCTLRGEDAIRKIGSIGTPMVNVEVRVVDEDMADVRPGDVGEIVYRGPTVMRGYWNRPEETAEAFRGGWFHSGDLVREDPDGFLYVVDRKKDMVISGGENVYCAEVENVLAGHPKVADVALIGVPDERWGETPLAVVVPADPGDPPTLDEITEYCADRLARYKRPTRVEVVAELPRNPSGKVLKTTLRSAYGAAQPA